A single window of Psychromonas ingrahamii 37 DNA harbors:
- a CDS encoding ChrR family anti-sigma-E factor — protein MIKHHPTSALLASHSAAQLPLSLSIAVSAHLEMCPKCVTVTRQITEQQSDLFEAQDVTKNINFSNILDKIFEHQPERQVEPKKVVMNSISVAGTEYQLPRAFTHFTDLKWSSFGAISRARVVKDTDNIRASLLHIDKNSIIPSHTHKGYELTLLLEGAFSDESGVYNKGDFIWLNNDLEHTPFTKEGCLCYAVQDAPLRFVSGISQALNPLGQLIY, from the coding sequence TTGATTAAACATCATCCAACATCCGCATTATTAGCCAGCCATAGCGCTGCACAACTCCCTCTGTCTTTATCAATTGCGGTGAGTGCCCATCTTGAAATGTGCCCTAAATGCGTCACTGTTACCAGACAAATAACGGAACAACAATCAGATCTTTTTGAAGCACAGGATGTCACAAAGAATATCAATTTTTCTAATATATTAGATAAAATTTTTGAGCATCAACCCGAGCGGCAGGTAGAGCCTAAAAAAGTAGTGATGAATAGCATTTCTGTTGCCGGGACTGAGTACCAATTACCGCGTGCATTTACCCATTTTACGGATCTTAAATGGTCTTCTTTTGGTGCAATAAGCCGTGCGCGCGTGGTTAAGGATACAGATAATATTCGTGCTAGTTTATTACATATCGACAAAAATAGCATTATTCCCAGCCATACCCATAAAGGTTATGAGCTTACGCTATTATTAGAGGGGGCTTTTAGCGACGAAAGTGGTGTTTATAACAAAGGTGATTTCATCTGGCTGAATAACGACCTTGAACATACCCCCTTTACTAAAGAGGGGTGTCTTTGTTATGCGGTTCAAGATGCGCCACTGCGTTTTGTCTCGGGTATCAGCCAGGCACTTAATCCGCTTGGTCAATTAATTTATTAA
- a CDS encoding LON peptidase substrate-binding domain-containing protein, translating into MRLALFPLPVFLLPEGLTRLRIFEPRYKRLVAEAMSTGQGFGLCLPKEGHNLYDIGIRVEIYNFDQDENGFLIIDIKGTDRFTFDDVSSDSDGLRHADVTLIDGWESIQMTPQYEFMLAPLKAVLTSIPLHVEQVNQQGFNNLSWICQRWLEILPVPADKKYWLARQSGPEPTVEFIREVIQ; encoded by the coding sequence ATGAGATTAGCTTTATTTCCACTGCCTGTTTTTTTACTGCCCGAAGGGTTAACAAGGTTACGTATTTTTGAACCACGTTATAAGAGGCTAGTAGCAGAGGCTATGTCAACGGGGCAAGGTTTTGGATTATGCCTGCCGAAGGAAGGGCATAATCTCTATGATATAGGCATTCGCGTTGAAATATATAATTTTGATCAGGACGAAAATGGTTTTTTAATTATTGATATCAAAGGCACTGATAGATTTACATTTGACGATGTAAGCTCAGATTCTGACGGTTTAAGGCATGCTGATGTAACTCTGATAGATGGATGGGAAAGCATTCAAATGACGCCTCAATATGAGTTTATGCTGGCCCCCTTAAAAGCCGTTTTAACGTCTATACCTTTACATGTGGAACAAGTTAATCAACAAGGCTTTAATAATTTGAGCTGGATTTGTCAGCGTTGGTTAGAAATATTACCTGTGCCTGCCGATAAAAAATACTGGCTTGCTCGGCAAAGCGGCCCAGAGCCTACTGTTGAGTTTATCCGTGAAGTAATTCAGTAG
- a CDS encoding sigma-70 family RNA polymerase sigma factor: MIARIAHNSTDITLNNTKLNSLDSEQLKINLWLKLVATKQDKEAFSELFKWFAPRIRAHGMQRFKQEALAMDLVQETMLLVWRKAVLFNVDKGKASTWIYTIMRNYCFDMLRKKQTQKEDTISDDLWPVIEQQVPDDKDDHLQNRLLLSHLGSLPLEQKQVVEAIYLQEMTQQELATHLDLPLGTVKSRLRLAISKLKSKLEADLD, translated from the coding sequence ATGATAGCCAGAATAGCTCATAACTCGACGGACATTACATTGAATAATACAAAACTTAATTCACTAGATAGTGAACAATTAAAAATAAATTTGTGGTTAAAATTGGTTGCAACCAAGCAGGATAAAGAAGCCTTTTCTGAGCTGTTCAAATGGTTTGCACCGAGAATTCGTGCGCACGGTATGCAGCGTTTTAAACAAGAAGCACTGGCAATGGATTTGGTACAAGAGACGATGTTATTAGTGTGGCGAAAAGCCGTTTTGTTTAATGTGGATAAAGGTAAAGCCAGCACTTGGATTTACACCATAATGCGTAATTACTGTTTCGATATGCTGCGTAAAAAACAAACTCAGAAAGAAGATACGATCAGTGATGATCTTTGGCCGGTTATTGAGCAGCAAGTACCGGATGATAAAGATGATCATTTACAGAATCGCTTATTATTAAGCCATCTGGGAAGTTTACCCTTAGAGCAAAAACAAGTCGTTGAAGCTATTTATTTGCAAGAAATGACTCAACAGGAATTAGCCACTCATCTTGATCTCCCCTTAGGTACGGTTAAATCCCGGCTTAGATTGGCGATATCAAAATTAAAATCAAAATTGGAGGCAGATCTTGATTAA
- a CDS encoding YbgA family protein — protein MVEFSDEKIQVGISSCLIGNKVRFDGGHKQSSYCTKVLSDYFDFQPICPEMAIGLGTPRKAIRLVKDEDRIRVMASDGSFEVTEQLTEFGEKTSPLLTSLSGYIFCAKSPTCGMERVTLYNEGTNQGNRDGVGVFAAKVMADHPLLPVEEQGRLNDLLLRENFITRVFAYHRWQSLVAGGLSIRKLIQFHAEHKYLLMSHNVKLYYKLGPLLSGSKEAIEVVAKQYIEGFMATLKTLPNRKSHTNTLSHLQGYFKRSLSSAERVDLANDIDKYRKGLLPLMVPITLITHYLTLYPDPYLKQQVYLHPHPEELKLRYSH, from the coding sequence ATGGTTGAGTTTTCAGATGAAAAAATTCAAGTTGGCATAAGCAGTTGCTTAATTGGCAACAAAGTCCGTTTTGATGGCGGGCATAAGCAGAGTTCATATTGCACTAAAGTCTTATCCGATTATTTTGATTTTCAGCCTATCTGTCCGGAAATGGCCATTGGATTAGGGACACCTCGAAAAGCGATTCGCTTGGTTAAAGATGAAGACAGGATCCGTGTTATGGCTAGTGATGGTAGTTTTGAAGTCACTGAACAATTAACTGAATTCGGCGAAAAAACCAGCCCTTTATTAACCTCATTGAGCGGTTATATATTCTGTGCTAAATCGCCCACTTGCGGTATGGAACGGGTAACTCTTTATAATGAGGGCACTAATCAGGGTAATCGTGACGGAGTCGGCGTGTTTGCTGCAAAGGTGATGGCGGATCATCCTCTGCTGCCAGTAGAAGAACAGGGTCGTTTAAATGATCTGTTATTAAGGGAAAATTTTATCACTCGCGTTTTTGCTTACCATAGGTGGCAATCATTAGTCGCAGGCGGTTTAAGTATTCGCAAACTTATTCAGTTTCATGCCGAGCATAAATACTTATTAATGTCCCATAATGTCAAACTTTATTATAAATTAGGCCCACTATTAAGTGGTAGCAAAGAAGCCATTGAGGTGGTTGCTAAGCAGTACATTGAGGGGTTTATGGCGACCCTTAAAACCTTACCTAATCGTAAAAGTCACACTAATACGCTATCGCATCTGCAAGGCTATTTTAAGCGTTCACTCAGCAGTGCCGAGCGTGTGGATTTGGCAAATGACATTGATAAATACCGCAAAGGTTTGTTACCGCTAATGGTCCCGATAACGTTAATTACGCATTATCTTACTTTATATCCCGATCCTTATTTAAAGCAGCAGGTCTATCTGCACCCTCATCCGGAAGAACTAAAACTACGCTATTCGCATTAA